In Arthrobacter sp. MN05-02, one genomic interval encodes:
- a CDS encoding TetR family transcriptional regulator produces the protein MYSVSNSATNEDIGLRERKRRQTRTSLVSVARRLTLEHGLTGFTVEQLCEEVGISRRTFFNYFPSKEDAILGYSEEGLSEDLLMDFVESGRSTPPLPLLDALTTLFVEFGSRMGISREEYETMYAIFHQEPQLMARMFARSESKSQLLTGLVASREGLGADHPTARVATFVFGEIARRSLDEFFAEGNDLTYAQVFRRTVDALQYLFTSPAPRVFPDRPSQNQEPA, from the coding sequence ATGTACTCCGTGAGTAATAGTGCAACAAATGAGGATATCGGTCTGCGGGAGCGCAAGCGCCGCCAGACCAGGACCTCCCTCGTCTCGGTGGCCCGGCGACTGACGCTGGAGCACGGACTCACCGGCTTCACGGTGGAGCAGCTGTGCGAGGAGGTCGGCATCTCCCGCCGGACGTTCTTCAACTACTTCCCCTCCAAGGAGGACGCGATCCTCGGCTACTCCGAGGAGGGACTCTCCGAGGACCTGCTCATGGACTTCGTCGAATCCGGCAGGAGCACGCCGCCGCTTCCGCTCCTCGATGCCCTCACCACCCTGTTCGTCGAGTTCGGCAGCAGGATGGGCATCTCGCGCGAGGAATACGAGACCATGTACGCCATCTTCCACCAGGAGCCACAGCTCATGGCCCGGATGTTCGCCCGGTCGGAGTCGAAGTCGCAACTCCTGACCGGCCTCGTCGCCTCGCGGGAAGGCCTGGGCGCAGACCACCCGACCGCCCGGGTGGCCACCTTCGTGTTCGGTGAGATCGCCCGCAGGTCCCTGGACGAGTTCTTCGCCGAGGGCAACGACCTGACCTACGCACAGGTCTTCCGGCGCACGGTCGACGCCCTGCAGTACCTCTTCACCTCCCCTGCTCCCCGGGTATTCCCCGACCGCCCCTCCCAGAACCAGGAACCAGCATGA
- a CDS encoding integrase, which produces MKVQAVIALKADFPLPVLLQVTGLARSTFFYHQARLLAPDPRQQLKTAITEVFETNHGRYGHRRIHTILTRQGWTVAKKTVLKLMRSLRLACQVRRRKRYSSYRGEQGRIAANVLDRDFAADAPNQKWVTDVTEFSVGDRKLYLSPVMDLFDRQIISYTVGTSPNLGLTNTSLREALATLEDGQKPLVHSDQGFQYQHASWRRLLQNAGANQSMSRKGNCYDNAVIENFFGHLKEELFHRVRFISTDALTEALHEYIHWYNTERISTKLEGLSPVQYRAQTLAA; this is translated from the coding sequence GTGAAGGTGCAGGCCGTCATCGCCCTCAAGGCCGACTTCCCGCTCCCGGTGCTGCTCCAGGTCACCGGCCTGGCCCGGTCCACGTTCTTCTACCACCAGGCCCGACTCCTGGCACCGGATCCGCGCCAACAGCTCAAGACCGCGATCACCGAGGTCTTCGAGACGAACCACGGACGGTACGGGCACCGCCGCATCCACACCATCCTCACCCGGCAGGGGTGGACCGTGGCGAAGAAGACCGTGCTGAAGCTGATGCGATCACTGCGCCTGGCCTGTCAGGTCCGGCGGAGGAAGCGTTACAGCTCCTACCGGGGTGAGCAGGGCAGGATTGCGGCGAACGTGTTGGACCGGGACTTCGCAGCGGACGCGCCGAACCAGAAGTGGGTCACCGATGTGACCGAGTTCAGCGTCGGCGACCGGAAGCTCTACCTCTCACCGGTCATGGACCTCTTCGACCGGCAGATCATCTCCTACACGGTGGGCACCTCGCCGAACCTCGGGCTGACCAACACATCCCTACGAGAAGCCCTGGCAACGCTCGAGGACGGACAGAAACCGTTGGTGCACTCGGACCAGGGATTCCAATACCAGCACGCCTCCTGGCGGCGGCTACTCCAGAACGCCGGCGCGAACCAATCGATGTCCCGCAAGGGCAACTGCTACGACAACGCCGTCATCGAAAACTTCTTCGGACACCTCAAGGAAGAACTGTTCCACCGCGTCCGCTTCATCAGCACCGACGCCCTCACCGAAGCCCTGCACGAGTACATCCACTGGTACAACACCGAAAGAATCTCCACAAAGCTCGAGGGCCTGAGCCCGGTGCAATACCGTGCTCAGACCCTCGCGGCCTAA
- a CDS encoding carbonic anhydrase has protein sequence MTDRTSTVGGVTQQLTPAAAWLRLQEGNARFVASDVSHPNQDASRRTALVNDQNPFAVIFGCSDSRLAAEIIFDLGLGDVFVVRTAGQVIDDAVLGSLEYSVSVLGVPLIVILGHDSCGAVTATMNAVETGDMPVGFIRDLVERITPSVLTARREGITDINATVIEHTKQTSGRLVDSSRVIAEAVENGSVAVIGVSYRLDEGKAVLVSGFGAL, from the coding sequence GTGACGGACCGGACCAGTACAGTGGGCGGCGTGACTCAGCAACTGACGCCCGCCGCGGCCTGGCTCCGACTCCAGGAGGGCAACGCGCGCTTCGTCGCCTCCGACGTCTCCCATCCCAACCAGGATGCCTCCCGCCGCACGGCCCTCGTGAACGACCAGAACCCGTTCGCCGTCATCTTCGGCTGCTCGGACTCGCGCCTGGCGGCGGAGATCATCTTCGACCTCGGCCTCGGGGACGTCTTCGTGGTGCGGACGGCCGGCCAGGTGATCGACGACGCCGTCCTCGGGTCGCTCGAGTACAGCGTCAGCGTCCTGGGCGTGCCGCTGATCGTCATCCTCGGACACGACAGCTGCGGGGCGGTCACGGCGACCATGAACGCCGTCGAGACCGGGGACATGCCCGTGGGGTTCATCCGCGACCTCGTGGAGCGCATCACGCCGTCCGTCCTCACGGCGCGCAGGGAAGGCATCACCGACATCAACGCGACGGTCATCGAGCACACGAAGCAGACCTCGGGTCGGCTCGTCGACAGCTCGCGGGTCATCGCGGAGGCCGTGGAGAACGGATCCGTCGCCGTCATCGGTGTCTCCTACCGCCTCGACGAGGGCAAGGCCGTCCTCGTGTCGGGATTTGGCGCACTGTAG
- the fumC gene encoding fumarate hydratase class II, with translation MTPTPAASPDSSSTTGATPGTEDAQYRIEHDTMGEVRVPVDALYRAQTQRAVENFPISGTTLERAHIEALARIKKAAATANAELGVLDEERARAIEAAAEDVASGRYDGDFPVDIYQTGSGTSSNMNANEVIATLASRALEAAGSTTSVHPNDHVNASQSSNDVFPTSVHVAATSALVKDLIPSLTHLAEALERKAEEFSTVVKSGRTHLMDATPVTLGQEFGGYAAQVRYGIERIQASLPRVAEVPLGGTAVGTGINTPAGFSARVIELLAEDTGLPLTEARDHFEAQANRDALVEVSGMLRTIAVSLTKIHNDLRWLGSGPNTGLGEIALPDLQPGSSIMPGKVNPVIAEAVLMVCAQVVGNDATVAWSGTNGAFELNVGIPVIARNVLESIRLLSNSTRVSADRMIDGITANVERARFLAEASPSIVTPLNKHIGYENAAKIAKKAVAEGLTVREAVVALGFVERGELTEEQLDSALDVLSMTRPPQA, from the coding sequence ATGACTCCAACGCCTGCAGCCAGCCCTGATTCCAGCTCCACGACCGGCGCTACGCCCGGCACGGAGGATGCGCAGTACCGCATCGAACACGACACGATGGGCGAGGTGCGGGTCCCGGTCGATGCCCTGTACCGCGCACAGACGCAGCGTGCCGTCGAGAACTTCCCCATCTCCGGCACCACGCTCGAGCGGGCCCACATCGAGGCCCTCGCCCGCATCAAGAAGGCGGCGGCGACGGCGAACGCCGAACTCGGCGTGCTCGACGAGGAGCGTGCCCGGGCCATCGAGGCGGCAGCCGAGGACGTGGCCTCCGGCAGGTACGACGGCGACTTCCCCGTCGACATCTACCAGACCGGTTCCGGCACGTCGTCGAACATGAACGCCAACGAGGTCATCGCGACCCTTGCGAGCCGGGCACTGGAAGCGGCGGGCAGCACCACATCGGTCCACCCGAACGACCACGTCAACGCGTCGCAGTCCTCCAACGACGTCTTCCCGACCTCGGTCCACGTCGCGGCGACCTCCGCCCTGGTCAAGGACCTCATCCCGTCCCTGACGCACCTCGCCGAAGCGCTGGAGCGCAAGGCCGAGGAATTCAGCACGGTGGTGAAGTCCGGCCGGACGCACCTCATGGACGCCACGCCGGTCACGCTCGGCCAGGAGTTCGGCGGCTACGCGGCACAGGTGCGCTACGGCATCGAGCGCATCCAGGCATCGCTGCCGCGCGTCGCCGAGGTGCCCCTGGGCGGCACCGCCGTCGGGACCGGCATCAACACCCCCGCAGGATTCTCGGCGCGCGTCATCGAACTCCTCGCCGAGGACACCGGGCTGCCCCTCACCGAGGCCCGCGACCACTTCGAGGCCCAGGCGAACCGCGACGCCCTCGTCGAGGTCTCGGGCATGCTGCGGACCATCGCCGTCTCGCTCACCAAGATCCACAACGACCTGCGCTGGCTGGGGTCCGGTCCCAACACGGGCCTCGGCGAGATCGCCCTTCCCGATCTCCAGCCCGGATCCTCGATCATGCCCGGCAAGGTGAATCCGGTCATCGCCGAAGCCGTCCTCATGGTGTGCGCCCAGGTCGTCGGCAACGATGCGACGGTCGCCTGGTCCGGCACCAACGGCGCGTTCGAACTCAACGTCGGAATCCCCGTGATCGCGCGGAACGTGCTCGAGTCCATCCGCCTGCTCAGCAACTCGACGCGGGTCTCCGCCGACCGCATGATCGACGGCATCACCGCCAACGTCGAGCGGGCCCGTTTCCTGGCCGAGGCGTCACCGTCCATCGTGACGCCGCTGAACAAGCACATCGGGTACGAGAACGCGGCCAAGATCGCGAAGAAGGCCGTCGCCGAGGGGCTCACGGTGCGTGAGGCCGTCGTCGCGCTCGGCTTCGTGGAGCGGGGCGAACTCACGGAGGAGCAGCTGGACTCGGCCCTCGACGTCCTATCGATGACGCGGCCTCCCCAGGCCTAG
- a CDS encoding NUDIX hydrolase, which yields MATPEFVLALRSKIGHDPLWLPGVGGVVFDDEGQVLLGRRSDDGRWTIITGMVDPGEEPAVALRREVLEETGVVVEVEYLLDTAVVGPVTYPNGDQCTFLTLDFRCRRVSGTARVNDDESSEVRWFPLDDLPELNERHLRLVQGAGAFDGVTRFAT from the coding sequence GTGGCCACCCCTGAGTTCGTCCTCGCCCTGCGCAGCAAGATCGGCCACGACCCGTTGTGGCTGCCCGGAGTCGGTGGCGTCGTGTTCGACGACGAGGGGCAGGTGCTCCTCGGGCGGCGTTCGGACGACGGCAGGTGGACCATCATCACGGGCATGGTCGATCCCGGGGAGGAACCCGCCGTGGCCCTGCGGCGGGAGGTCCTCGAGGAGACCGGCGTCGTGGTCGAGGTCGAGTACCTGCTCGACACTGCCGTGGTCGGACCCGTCACCTACCCCAACGGCGACCAGTGCACCTTCCTCACGCTCGATTTCCGGTGCCGCAGGGTCAGCGGGACCGCTCGGGTGAACGACGACGAATCCTCCGAGGTCCGCTGGTTCCCGCTCGACGACCTGCCGGAACTGAACGAGCGGCACCTGAGGCTCGTGCAGGGCGCGGGCGCGTTCGACGGCGTCACCCGCTTCGCCACCTGA
- a CDS encoding MFS transporter: protein MSTTTAPDGPLLLTQKRIWIIFSALIAGMLLSSLDQTIVSTAMPTIVGQLGGVEHQTWITTAYLLATTIVMPIYGKFGDVLGRRNLFLFAIALFTIASVGCAFATDFWAFVVFRAIQGLGGGGLMILSQAIIADIVPANERGKYMGPLGGIFGLSAVAGPLLGGYFVDHLTWNWAFYINIPVGIAAFAIAWFTLRLPSKKATRRIDVPGVVLLSVATTCLIFFTDFGGDAAEGWTSPLTWTFGAGMVLAAVAFVLVERRAEDPIIPLGLFRNRTFVTSTGIGLTLGLGMFAALAFMPTFLQMASGTSAAVSGLLLVPMIIGLMGTSIYSGIAISRSGRYRKYPIVGVSVTLGTLLWMSTLTADTPIWVICTMLFFFGAGLGLIMQVIVLVVQNSVAPTMIGVATSTNNYFREVGASLGVAVFGAIFTSRLSERLNGTFSSFGASPEAAGQATSTLDPAALNALPDQVRNAVVADYAESLAPVFLYLVPFLVLALVLALLLREIPLSETSGMVARGEAIGGEEAIRLERERAAAPVAGGTAGHRPDAPGRSGSAGEPAPGAAPQRTES, encoded by the coding sequence ATGAGTACAACGACGGCGCCGGACGGCCCGCTCCTCCTGACGCAGAAGCGCATCTGGATCATCTTCTCGGCGCTCATCGCCGGGATGCTGCTCTCCAGCCTCGACCAGACCATCGTCTCCACGGCCATGCCCACCATCGTGGGGCAGCTCGGCGGCGTCGAGCACCAGACATGGATCACGACGGCGTACCTGCTGGCCACCACCATCGTGATGCCGATCTACGGGAAGTTCGGCGACGTCCTCGGACGGCGCAACCTGTTCCTCTTCGCCATCGCCCTCTTCACGATCGCCTCCGTCGGGTGCGCCTTCGCCACCGATTTCTGGGCCTTCGTGGTCTTCCGGGCCATCCAGGGCCTCGGCGGTGGCGGCCTGATGATCCTCTCCCAGGCGATCATCGCCGACATCGTCCCCGCCAACGAGCGCGGCAAGTATATGGGACCCCTCGGCGGCATCTTCGGCCTGAGCGCCGTCGCCGGCCCCCTCCTCGGCGGCTACTTCGTGGACCACCTCACCTGGAACTGGGCCTTCTACATCAACATCCCCGTCGGGATCGCCGCCTTCGCCATCGCCTGGTTCACCCTGCGGCTGCCGTCGAAGAAGGCCACCCGGCGCATCGACGTCCCCGGCGTCGTCCTGCTGTCCGTCGCCACGACGTGCCTGATCTTCTTCACCGACTTCGGCGGAGACGCCGCGGAGGGCTGGACCTCGCCCCTCACGTGGACGTTCGGCGCGGGCATGGTCCTCGCCGCGGTCGCCTTCGTCCTGGTGGAGCGCCGCGCCGAGGATCCCATCATCCCGCTCGGGCTCTTCCGCAACCGCACGTTCGTCACGAGCACAGGCATCGGGCTCACGCTCGGACTCGGGATGTTCGCCGCCCTGGCCTTCATGCCCACCTTCCTCCAGATGGCGTCCGGCACCTCCGCCGCCGTCTCCGGCCTGCTCCTCGTACCGATGATCATCGGTCTCATGGGGACCTCGATCTACTCGGGTATCGCGATCTCACGCTCCGGCCGGTACCGGAAATACCCCATCGTCGGCGTCTCGGTGACGCTCGGAACGCTGCTGTGGATGTCGACCCTGACGGCCGACACGCCCATCTGGGTCATCTGCACCATGCTGTTCTTCTTCGGCGCGGGCCTCGGACTCATCATGCAGGTTATCGTCCTCGTGGTGCAGAACTCGGTGGCCCCGACCATGATCGGTGTCGCGACGAGCACCAACAACTACTTCCGCGAGGTCGGGGCGTCCCTCGGCGTCGCGGTCTTCGGTGCCATCTTCACCAGTCGCCTCTCCGAGCGCCTGAACGGGACGTTCTCCTCCTTCGGTGCCAGCCCCGAAGCGGCAGGACAGGCGACGTCGACGCTCGACCCGGCCGCCCTGAACGCGCTGCCGGACCAGGTGCGGAACGCGGTGGTCGCCGACTACGCCGAGTCGCTCGCACCCGTGTTCCTCTACCTCGTACCGTTCCTCGTCCTCGCGCTGGTCCTCGCGCTCCTGCTGAGGGAGATCCCGCTGTCCGAGACCTCGGGCATGGTCGCCCGCGGCGAGGCGATCGGCGGTGAGGAGGCCATCCGCCTCGAGCGCGAGCGCGCTGCCGCCCCGGTCGCCGGAGGCACTGCCGGCCACCGCCCGGACGCCCCGGGCCGGTCCGGGTCCGCAGGGGAGCCCGCTCCGGGAGCAGCTCCGCAGCGTACGGAATCCTGA